The nucleotide window GTGGCCCTACGCAGTCCAGTCATGTGTTTACATCCGTGCAGTCATTTGTTTCCATGCCCCTACACAGTCATGTGTTtacatgttagtgagcatttctccttcaccaAGGACCAGCCACGGCTGTGGCCCTACGCAGtcatgtgtttacatccctgttagtgagcatttctccttcaccaAGGACCAGCCACGGCTGTGGCCCTACGCAGTCATGTGTTTACATccgtgttagtgagcatttctccttcaccaAGGACCAGCCACGGCTGTGGCCCTACGCAGtcatgtgtttacatccctgttagtgagcatttctccttcaccaagacaatccatccacctgacagggcTGGCAGATCaataatctgattaaacagcatgatcaagtacatcttgtgctgtggacaataaaaggccactaaaatgtgcagttttgtcagacaacacaatgccacagatgtctcaagttttgagggagcgtgcagtcggcatgctgattgcaggaatgtccaccagagctgttgccagagaactgaaagtaaatttctctaccataagcaaactccaacatcgttttagaaaACTTGGCAGTGCATCTAACCGACCACACAACCGCAGGCCacatgtatggcgtcgtgtgggcgaggtGTTTACTGATGTGAACCGAGTGcctcatggtggcggtggggttatgctatgggcaggcataagctacggacaaaaaacacaattacattttattaatggcaatttgaatgcacagtgaTACTGTGACAAgtttgaggcccattgtcgtgccattcatccaccaccatcacctcatgtttcagcatgataatgcacagctccatgtcacaaggatctggacacaattcctggaagctgaaaatgtcccagttcttccatgacctgcatattcaccagaaatgtcacccattgagcatgtttgggatgctctggatcgacgtgtacgacagtgtgttccagttcccaccaatatccagcaacttaaTCATCAATGAAAAGGAAAAGGCATAACATGCACATAGGTTAGGATACTATGGTGACGATAGGTTAGGCTACTAGGGTGACCATAGGTTAGGCTACTAGGGTGACCATAGGTTAGGCTACTAGGGTGACCATAGGTTAGGCTACTAGGGTGACGATAGGTTAGGCTACTAGGGTGACCATAGGTTAGGCTACTAGGGTGACCATAGGTTAGGCTACTAGGGTGACCATAGGTTAGGCTACTAGGGTGACCATAGGTTAGGATACTATGGTGACCATAGGTTAGGATACTATGGTGACGATAGGTTAGGATACTATGGTGACGATAGGTTAGGCTACTAGGGTGACGATAGGTTAGGTTACTAGGGTGACCATAGGTTAGGCTACTAGGGTGACGATAGGTTAGGCTACTATGGTGACCATAGGTTAGGTTACTATGGTGACCATAGGTTAGGCTACTATGGTGACCATAGGTTAGGCTACTATGGTGACCATGGGTtaggttgctatggtgaccatggGTTAGGTTACTATGGTGACCATAGGTTAGGTTACTATGGTGAGCATAGGTTAGGTTACTATGGTGAGCGAGCGTTGCGCCTTTTCATTTTCAATATGTATTAATTACCCATTTATTTGTCTCTGCCTGAAAATCGTcctcctaaaaggtaggctataCCCCTTAGGCCTAGGCAAAACGTAGCATCATCATTCTCTCTGTTTCCAGTTCAGTAGCCATACCTGAGCGATCAGGTGCTTGTGTGGCCTCAATTAAATAGAGTAGACTATAGCCTATGCATGGGCGGAGAAACATATCTTTCCAAGGAAATTGACTTCCTAAATAGGCCTATGGTTAGGCTATAGTTTACTACATTGCCTAGCAATAGGGCTAAATTATGATCCCCCATATTTCTCTGTCTGAAAATCTTAAAAAATAGCTCAAGAGGAAGTGCAAGTCTCTCTAACTCTGCTCTCTTCTAACTACATATATCATATTGGCTGATATAGCCCAGTAATACAATATAAGGGCCATGTGAGAATCTCTGTTAATTGAACCTATTTCTGAAGATATTTTTATACTTTTGAAATTGCCAATAGGGCGCAAAATTGCGGGGACCATGGCTGGCAAGTGAGCTGCTTCACATACGCCTAAAATAACATTTCAGCACTGCGGTTGGGACGGACCAGTCCTTGAGGTAGTGGGTAGGACTGCGGTTGGACCAGTCCTTGAGGTAGTGGGTAGGACTGCAGTTGGGTTGGACCAGTCCTTGAGGTAGTGGGTAGGACTGCAGTTGGGTTGGACCAGTCCTTGAGGTAGTGGGTAGGACTGCGGTTGGACCAGTCCTTGAGGTAGTGGGTAGGACTGCGGTTGGACCAGTCCTTGAGGTAGTGGGTAGGACTGCGGTTGGACCAGTGCTTGTGGTAGTGGGTAGGACTGTGGTTGGGTTGGACCAGTCCTTGAGGTAGTGGCTAGGACTGCGGTTGGGTTGGACCAGTCCTTGAGGTAGTGGGTAGGACTGCAGTTGGGTTGGACTAGTCCTTGAGGTAGTGGGTAGGCCTGCGGTTGGACCAGTCCTTGAGGTAGTGGGTAGGACTGCGGTTGGACCAGTCCTTGTGGTAGTGGGTAGGACTGCGGTTGGGTTGGACCAGTCCTTGAGGTAGTGGGTAGGACTGCAGTTGGGTTGGACTAGTCCTTGAGGTAGTGGGTAGGACTGTGGTTGGACCAGTCCTTGAGGTAGTGGGTAGGACTGTGGTTGGGTTGGACTAGTCCTTGAGGTAGTGGGTAGGACTGTGGTTGGACCAGTCCTTGAGGTAGTGGGTAGGACTgtcaccctgccgcctctacactctaaccactaggctaccctgccgcctctacactctaaccactaggccaccctgcctcctctacactctaaccactaggccaccctgccgcctctacactctaaccactaggctaccctgcctcctctacactctatccactaggctaccctgccgcctctacactctaaccactaggctacctgcctcctctacactctaaccactaggccaccctgccgcctctacactctaaccactaggctaccctgcctcctctacatttacatttaagtcatttagtagacgctcttatccagagcgactctatccactaggctaccctgccgcctctacactctaaccactaggctacctgcctcctctacactctaaccactaggctaccctgccgcctctacactctaaccactaggctaccctgccgcctctacactctaaccactaggctaccctgccgcctctacactctaaccactaggctacctgcctcctctacactctaaccactaggctaccctgccgcctctacactctaaccactaggctacctgcctcctctacactctaaccactaggctaccctgccacctctacactctaaccactaggctaccctgccgcctctacactctaaccactaggctaccctgccgcctctacactctaaccactaggctaccctgccgcctctacactctaaccactaggctacctgcctcctctacactctaaccactaggctaccctgccgcctctacactctaaccactaggctacctgcctcctctacactctaaccactaggctaccctgccacctctacactctaaccactaggctacctgccgcctctacactctaaccactaggctacctgcctcctctacactctaaccactaggctaccctgccgcctctacactctaaccactaggctaccctgccgcctctacactctaaccactaggctaccctgccgcctctacactctaaccactaggctaccctgccgcctctacactctaaccactaggctaccctgccgcctctacactctaaccactaggctacctgcctcctctacactctaaccactaggctaccctgccgcctctacactctaaccactaggctacctgcctcctctacactctaaccactaggctaccctgccgcctctacactctaaccactaggctaccctgcctcctctacactctaaccactaggctacctgccgcctctacactctaaccactaggctacctgcctcctctacactctaaccactaggctaccctgccgcctctacactctaaccactaggctaccctgccgcctctacactctaaccactaggctaccctgcctcctctacactctaaccactaggctaccctgtcgcctctacactctaaccactaggctacctgccgcctctacactctaaccactaggctaccctgcctcctctacactctaaccactaggctaccctgccgcctctacactctaaccactaggccaccctgcctcctctacactctaaccactaggctaccctgccgcctctacactctaaccactaggctaccctgcctcctctacactctaaccactaggctaccctgccgcctctacactctaaccactaggctaccctgcctcctctacactctaaccactaggctaccctgcctcctctacactctaaccactaggctaccttgccgcctctacactctaaccactaggccaccctgccgcctctacactctaaccactaggccaccctgccgcctctacactctaaccactaggctaccctgcctcctctacactctaaccactaggctaccctgcctcctctacactctaaccactaggctaccctgccgccccgtcaGAATTTTAATCTTCAATCGTTTTCCTGATGGTTTCATGTTTGATTCAGGTGTAGTTTGATTCAGATCTAGTTTGATTAAGGTGTAATTTGATTCAGGTCTAGTGTAATTCAGGCGTGTTTGATTCAGGTGTAGTTTGATTCAGGTTAGTTTAATTCAGGTCTAGTTTAATTCAGGTCTAGTGGGATTCAGGTCTAGTTTGATTCAGGTCTAGTTTGATTCAGGTCTAGTTTGATTCAGGTCTAGTTTGATTCAGGGCTAGTTTGATTCAGGTCTAGTTTGGTTAGCCAACTTTTGGCCAGCTCTTTTTCGAACGATACATCAACTGGCGCAAGCTTGCAAAGTTATTTAACTTCTAAAACGGGACAAACAAAGGCTATAAATGTTTTTCATACAAACAACAGCGATATAAGTTATTCCTTTCTGACAGATAACTAGAGGCTAGCGCTGACCTGACTGTGGTAGCTATTACTAGCTAGCATAGCTTATTTATTCACCTCAGTCGAGATGGGATGAAACATTAGCTTACGCTACTGTACATGTCTGTTACAATAGTAGCTCAGCACTGCGAATAAACACTAGTTTTTTTTCCTGTTAAGTtaaacagcagttaccttgccagctacatcagtcaaataaagagtagccagtttctgctctgcttgcttttACAACTTGGTGACAGAGCGCAACACATACACATTGAACTATGCTCAACTCTCCCATGCTGGTCCAGCCAGCCTTCCAGAAGCTTTGCCTTCACACAGCCCGCTCTGTGTGAAGTGTCAGCCCGCTCTGTGGTGTCCGTTTGATCCTAACTCAGCCGGCTGAACACTCAAAACAGCCTACTCTACCGGTAAGGAggtgtccgcatggtcctaaagcacaccgttgccaCCTTTTGTATCACAttgcaatgataaaactggggggggacaaaaatgccATTTCAGAACGTGGGACTTGACCCCCCCATCCCCAGTAAAAGTTATGCCcctgatatgaactgtaactcagtaaaatctttgaaattgttgcgggatgcgtttctatttttgttcagtatattttaacATGACTACCGTTCACTTCAGCTTGTAACACTTTATCACAGATATGATTGTGTCGCTTATGGAGATGTATTGTTTAGTAACCCAGATTGAGTGACTCAGACTAGGAGCTAGTAAAACAGGAACTGATACCATTGTAGGTCAAATATAATGGTATATTTATTAGTATTTCAGGATGTCATTGTTACTGGGTATTGTTGAACCTTTTTCCCCTTATAGGAATCTCACTCATTAAGACTTTTTCAATCTCAGAGGTTTCCTACAGGGAACCTGTATAGCACTGTAGAGGAAGGATTGAGACCTACTACTCCCGGCAACGGAACCAATGTCACCACTGATTTCTACGGCAGCGCCGACTATGACGAGGAGTACGGGGATGAACGCTGCTCCAAGACAGACGTGGTCAGATTCGGAGCCCTCGTCACACCCATGGTCCTCTCCGTGGTCATTGTGCTAAGCCTTGTGGGTAACCTGCTGGTGCTGGTGATTCTGGCCAGGTAGGACAGTCTGGTGATGAGAAATAGATCATGAATATTTTCCTCATTTGAACTTGGCTTGCTGCTCTTGTCATGCATCTTGTTTTGAGAGAGCGAGGTAACTAGTGACAGGATGGAGGAAGTATTGTGCTAATTTGAAGGAGTGGGGTCTTCCTCAGTGGTTTTTGTTATCTGAAGGAGTGGGGTCTTCCTCAGTGGTCTGTGTTACCTGAAGGAGTGGGGTCTTCCTCAGTGGTCTGTGTTATCTGAAGGAGTGGGGTCTTCCTCAGTGGTCTGTGTTACCTGAAGGAGTGGGGTCTTCCTCAGTGGTCTGTGTTATCTGAAGGAGTGGGGTCTTCCTCACTGCCTAATAGCCTAGTTCAGGGCGCTCTAAGCCAGTTCCTGAAgaactaccatcctgtaggttttcactccaatcctaatctagcacacctgattcttaTAATTAGTTGGTTGAAAACTGAACcaagttagttacaactggggttggagcgaaaacctacaggagagtatctctccaggaacagggttggagttaaaacctccaggatggtatctctccagtaacagggttggagttaaaacctccaggatggtatctctccagtaACAGGTTTGGAGTTAAAACCTCtaggatggtatctctccagtaacagggttggagttaaaacctccaggatggtatctctccagtaACAGGGTAGGAGGCAAAACCTACAGAAGGGTCTCTCTCTTGGAAAAGGGTTGGAGAGCCTAGTTTAAACCATAACTCTTACTGTATTCTTCATCAGTGTTATAGGGTAGGACTATTACTGTAGTCTTCATCAGGGTTAAAGGGTAGGACTATTACTGTAGTCTTCATCAGGGTTTCAGGGTAGGACTATTACTGTAGTCTTCATCAGGGTTACAAGTCAGGACTCTTACTGTAGTCTTCATCAGGGTTACAAGTTAGGACTCTTACTGTAGTCTTCATCAGGGTTACAGGGTAGACATACTACTGTAGTCTTCATCAGGGTTACAGGGTAGGACTATTACTGCAGTCTTCATCAGGGTTACAAGTTAGGACTATTACTGTAGTCTTCATCAGGGTTACAAGTTAGGACTCTTACTGTAGTCTTCATCAGGGTTACAAGTTAGGACTATTACTGTCGTCTTCATCAGGGTTACAGGGTAGACCTACTACTGTAGTCTTCATCAGGGTTACAGGGTAGACCTACTACTGTAGTCTTCATCAGGGTTACAGGGTAGACCTACTACTGTAGTCTTCATCAGGGTTACAGGGTAGACCTACTACTGTAGTCTTCATCAGGGTTACAGGGTAGGACTACTACTGTAGTCTTCATCAGGGTTACAAGTTAGGACTATTACTGTAGTCTTCATCAGGGTTACAGGGTAGGACTATTACTGTAGTCTTCATCAGGGTTACAAGTCAGGACTCTTACTGTAGTCTTCATCAGGGTTACAGGGTAGGACTACTACTGTAGTCTTCATCAGGGTTACAAGTCAGGACTCTTACTGTAGTCTTCATCAGGGTTACAGGGTAGGACTACTACTGTAGTCTTCATCAGGGTTACAGGGTAGGACTATTACTGTAGTCTTCATCAGGGTTACAGGGTAGGACTATTACTGTAGTCTTCATCAGGGTTATAGGGTAGGACTATTACTGTAGTCTTCATCAGGGTTATAGGGTAGGACTACTACTGTAGTCTTCATCAGGGTTATAGGGTAGGACTATTATTGTAGTCTTCATCAGGGTTACAGGGTAGGACTACTACTGTAGTCTTCATCAGGGTTATAGGGTAGGACTACTACTGTAGTCTTCATCAGGGTTATAGGGTAGGACTACTACTGTAGTCTTCATCAGGGTTATAGGGTAGGACTATTATTGTAGTCTTCATCAGGGTTACAGGGTAGGACTACTACTGTAGTCTTCATCAGGGTTATAGGGTAGGACTATTACTGTAGTCTTCGTCAGGGTTTCAGGGTCTTTAAAACATTGTTGTGTCGAAAAGTGTTGTGTTTAAAACAGTGTTGTGTGTCTGCTTCTCTCCCAGGTACGAGCATCTTCGGTCACTGACAAATGCGTTCATGATGAACCTGGCGTTGTCTGACCTGGTGTTCACCTGCGGCCTCCCCTTCTGGGTCTCCTATCACCTGATTGGCTGGAGCTACGGTGACCTCACGTGTAAGGCGGTTAGCTTCCTGTTCTATGCTGGCTACTACAGCAGTGGCATCTTCCTCATCCTCATGACACTGCATCGTTACCTGGCCGTGCTCCACCCCCTGTCTTACCTGGTGTCAGGCCCCCACTCTCAGGGCACATGGAGCGCTGTCGTATCATTGGTCGTCTGGACCGTCAGTCTGTTAGCTGCTATGCCAGCTCTCATCTTTACCAAGTTCATCATCACTGATTCTACTGACCTTAAAGACCCTCTGGACCCTAACAACCCTGATGGGCCGAGTGACTCTAACGCCCCTAGTGGTGAACAACGGTACTGTGAGGTTGCAGATGTCAGCTGGAGGCTGTGGGGGGTCTACCAGCAGAACATCCTGTTCATAGTGACATTATTAGTGGTGTGTGTCTGTTACTGTCAGATTCTAGTCCGCCTCCTGAgacccagggttagggttagacgcCAGAGGagcggaggagacaggaggagccACAGGACCGCCAGGCTGGTCTTCGGCCTGGTCCTGGTTTTCTTTGTGGGCTGGGCGCCGTACAACGTGGTCATCTTCCTCAGGACGCTGGTGTATAGGAGTCAAGATGGTGGCGGTGCTGATTCATCCACAACACTATGGGACGAGTGTGGCACCAGCACCACGTTGGACTACTCCTTCTATGTGACCAGGCTGCTGGCGTTCTCCTACTGCTGTCTCAACCCGTTGTTCTACGTGTTCGTTGGGGTCAAGTTCCGGAACCACCTGGAGAGAATGTTGAAgggttgttgtcatagtgttaccgttgtcaataacaacaacaacagcagtgtTCTGTACAGGAGCAGCAGACTGACATCACAGTCCAGTGGGGAGGAGTTCTCACTTTAAATAACAACactgtaaacaacaacaacaacaacagcagtagTCTGTACAGGGGGAGGAGTCACTGTACTAGACATCACTTTCATACTAGATATTGTAGTATTCTTTACTTCATGATAACTGGAGCCTTTCACTGGATCTATTTTCTATCTATTTTCCATTCATATTATCCATTTGTTTATATCATATCCCTTTAATACCACGTTTAATACCATGATTAATACCATGATTAATACCATGTTTAATACCATGTTTAATATCATGTTTAATACCATGTTTAATACCATGATTAATACCAGGTTTAATATCAGGTTTAATATCAGGTTTAATACCCTGTTTAATACCATGTTTAATACCATGTTTAATACCATGTTTAATATCAGGTTTAATACCCTGTTTAATACCATGTTTAATACCATGTTTAATACCATGTTTAATACTAGGTTTAATACCATGTTTAATAACATGTTTAATACCAGGTTTAATACCATGTTTAATACCATGATTAATACCGGGTTTAATACCAGGTTTAATACCATGTTTAATACCATGATTAATACCATGTTTAATACCATGATTAATACCACGATTAATATCAGGTTTAATATCAGGTTTAATACCATGTTTAATACCATGATTAATACCAGGTTTAATACCAGGTTTAATACCATGTTTAATACTAGGTTTAATACCATGTTTAATACCAGGTTTAATATCAGGTTTAATACCATGTTTAATACTAGGTTTAATACCAGGTTTAATACTAGGTTTAATACCAGGTTTAATACCATGTTTAATACCAGGTTTAATACCCTGTTTAATACCCTGTTTAATACCATGTTTAATACCAGGTTTAATACCATGTTTAATACCAGGTTTAATGCCATGTTTAATACCAGGTTAAATACCCTGTTTAATACCATGTTTAATACCAGGTTTAATACTAGGTTTAATATCCTGTTTAATACCATGTTTAATACCAGGTTTAATACCATGTTTAATACCAGGTTTAATACCAGGTTTAATACCATGTTTAATACCATGTTTAATACCATGATTAATACCAGGTTTAATACCAGGTTTAATACCAGGTTTAATACCATGTTTAATACTAGGTTTAATACCATGTTTAATACCAGGTTTAATATCAGGTTTAATACCATGTTTAATACTAGGTTTAATACCAGGTTTAATACTAGGTTTAATACCAGGTTTAATACCATGTTTAATACCAGGTTTAATACCCTGTTTAATACCCTGTTTAATACCATGTTTAATACCAGGTTTAATACCATGTTTAATACCAGGTTTAATGCCATGTTTAATACCAGGTTAAATACCCTGTTTAATACCATGTTTAATACCAGGTTTAATACTAGGTTTAATACCCTGTTTAATACCATGTTTAATACCAGGTTTAATACCATGTTTAATACCAGGTTTAATACCATGTTTAATACTAGGTTTAATACCATGTTTAATACTAGGTTTAATACCATGTTTAATACCAGGTTTAATACCATGTTTAATACTAGGTTTAATACCCTGTTTAATACCATGTTTAATACTAGGTTTAATACCCTGTTTAATACTAGGTTTAATACCATGTTTAATACCAGGTTTAATACCATGTTTAATACTAGGTTTAATACCAGGTTTAATACCATGTTTAATACTAGGTTTAATACCCTGTTTAATACCATGTTTAATACCAGGTTTAATACCATGTTTAATACTAGGTTTAATACCATGTTTAATACTAGGTTTAATACCATGTTTAATACCAGGTTTAATACCATGTTTAATACCAGGTTTAATGCCATGTTTAATACCAGGTTAAATACCCTGTTTAATACCCTGTTTAATACCATGTTTAATACCAGGTTTAATACCATGTTTAATACCAGGTTTAATGCCATGTTTAATACCAGGTTAAATACCCTGTTTAATACCATGTTTAATACCATGTTTAATACTAGGTTTAATACCCTGTTTAATACCATGTTTAATACCAGGTTTAATACCATGTTTAATACCAGGTTTAATGCCATGTTTAATACCAGGTTAAACACCCTGTTTAATACCATGTTTAATACCATGTTTAATACTAGGTTTAATACCCTGTTTAATACCATGTTTAATACCAGGTTTAATACCATGTTTAATACCATGTTTAATACCATGTTTAATACCATGTTTAATACCATGTTTAATACCATGTTTTATACTAGGTTTAATACCAGGTTTAATACTAGGTTTAATACCAGGTTTAATACTAGGTTTAATACCATGTTTAATACCAGGTTAAATACGATGTTTAATACCAGGTTTA belongs to Oncorhynchus gorbuscha isolate QuinsamMale2020 ecotype Even-year linkage group LG22, OgorEven_v1.0, whole genome shotgun sequence and includes:
- the LOC124009371 gene encoding chemokine XC receptor 1-like; this translates as MDAEGVNMERFPTGNLYSTVEEGLRPTTPGNGTNVTTDFYGSADYDEEYGDERCSKTDVVRFGALVTPMVLSVVIVLSLVGNLLVLVILARYEHLRSLTNAFMMNLALSDLVFTCGLPFWVSYHLIGWSYGDLTCKAVSFLFYAGYYSSGIFLILMTLHRYLAVLHPLSYLVSGPHSQGTWSAVVSLVVWTVSLLAAMPALIFTKFIITDSTDLKDPLDPNNPDGPSDSNAPSGEQRYCEVADVSWRLWGVYQQNILFIVTLLVVCVCYCQILVRLLRPRVRVRRQRSGGDRRSHRTARLVFGLVLVFFVGWAPYNVVIFLRTLVYRSQDGGGADSSTTLWDECGTSTTLDYSFYVTRLLAFSYCCLNPLFYVFVGVKFRNHLERMLKGCCHSVTVVNNNNNSSVLYRSSRLTSQSSGEEFSL